The proteins below come from a single Uloborus diversus isolate 005 chromosome 10, Udiv.v.3.1, whole genome shotgun sequence genomic window:
- the LOC129231242 gene encoding protein roadkill-like translates to MAVACRGTTPPPQEVSVPMAENWCYTQVKVVKFSYMWTINNFSYSREEMGEVLKSSSFSAGANDKLKWCLRVNPKGLDEESKEYLSLYLLLVSCNKSEVRAKFKFSILNARREETKAMESQRAYRFVQGKDWGFKKFIRRDFLLDEANGLLPDDKLTLYCEVSIVADSVNISGQTCAIQFKVPECRLSEDVGELFESQKFSDVILSVGGREFYAHKAILAARSPVFSAMFEHDMEEKKQNRVEITDTDPEVLKEMLRFIYTGKSPNLENIPDELLAAADKYALERLKVMCEEELCQNLSVDTVAEALILADLHNADQLKGYCIDFINSHAADVMETIGWKTMVRVRPHLLADAFRALATQQVPPIGPPRKRAKQQQS, encoded by the exons ATGGCAGTAGCCTGCCGTGGAACAACGCCTCCTCCTCAAGAAGTATCTGTTCCAATGGCGGAAAATTGGTGTTATACGCAA gtGAAAGTTGTAAAGTTCTCTTATATGTGGACAATCAACAATTTTAGCTATAGTCGAGAAGAAATGGGGGAAGTTTTGAAAAGTTCATCGTTTTCTGCTGGAGCTAATGACAAACTGAAATG gtgCCTAAGGGTAAATCCTAAAGGTCTTGATGAAGAAAGTAAAGAATATTTGTCACTCTACCTACTTCTAGTCTCTTGTAACAAAAGTGAAGTTAGAGCAAAATTCAAATTCTCTATTTTAAATGCCAGACGAGAGGAAACAAAAGCTATGG AGAGTCAACGAGCTTATCGGTTTGTCCAAGGAAAAGACTGGGGCTTCAAAAAGTTTATCCGTAGAGATTTTTTGTTGGATGAAGCAAATGGCCTTCTTCCAGATGATAAACTAACTCTCTACTGTGAA GTTAGTATAGTAGCAGATTCTGTAAATATATCTGGCCAAACTTGTGCGATTCAGTTCAAAGTTCCTGAATGCAGACTATCAGAAGATGTTGGAGAActttttgaaagtcaaaaatttagcGATGTCATATTAAGTGTTGGTGGTAGAGAATTTTATGCTCATAAAGCCATACTTGCCG CCCGAAGTCCAGTTTTCTCTGCTATGTTTGAACATGATATGGAAGAGAAAAAGCAG AATCGAGTTGAAATAACTGATACTGACcctgaagttttaaaagaaatgttgagGTTTATTTATACTGGAAAATCTCCTAACCTTGAAAATATTCCAGATGAACTTTTGGCAGCTGCTGACAAG TATGCATTGGAACGTTTGAAAGTAATGTGTGAAGAAGAACTATGTCAAAATTTGTCTGTTGATACAGTAGCTGAAGCTTTGATACTTGCTGATCTTCATAATGCTGATCAACTAAAGGGTTATTGCATTGACTTTATTAATTC GCATGCAGCAGATGTGATGGAAACAATAGGCTGGAAAACAATGGTGCGAGTTAGACCACATCTACTGGCCGATGCTTTTAGAGCATTGGCAACACAGCAAGTCCCACCAATTGGACCTCCAAGAAAACGTGCTAAGCAACAACAGTCTTAG